A region from the Nocardioides exalbidus genome encodes:
- the ligD gene encoding non-homologous end-joining DNA ligase yields MASPFVEIEVDDRVVKVTNPDRVYFPDSGATKLDLVEYYLAVGDGIVNALLERPCMLHRFPKGLAGDKVHQKRLPSGAPDWVETVQLFFPRWKRTADELCVTELGSVIWAVQMSTVEFHPWNSRRADTEKPDEWRIDLDPGPECGWETVQRVAHVAHEVLDELGATGFPKTSGGSGLHIYVRIPPDHGFQDVRRGALAFAREVERRAGGEVTTAWWRKDRDPAQLFVDYNQNARDHTIAAAYSVRGVPTARVSAPIRWDEVDGCEPDDFTIATMPGRFAEIGDLHADIDGHPFDIAPLLEWADRDDDEGAEAPPEPEDG; encoded by the coding sequence GTGGCTTCCCCCTTCGTCGAGATCGAGGTCGACGACCGCGTCGTCAAGGTCACCAACCCCGACCGCGTCTACTTCCCGGACAGCGGCGCCACCAAGCTCGACCTGGTCGAGTACTACCTCGCCGTCGGCGACGGCATCGTCAACGCGCTCCTCGAGCGGCCGTGCATGCTGCACCGCTTCCCGAAGGGCCTCGCCGGCGACAAGGTCCACCAGAAGCGGCTCCCGTCCGGCGCGCCCGACTGGGTCGAGACCGTCCAGCTGTTCTTCCCGCGCTGGAAGCGGACGGCCGACGAGCTCTGCGTGACCGAGCTGGGCAGCGTCATCTGGGCCGTCCAGATGTCGACCGTCGAGTTCCACCCGTGGAACAGCCGTCGTGCCGACACCGAGAAGCCCGACGAGTGGCGCATCGACCTCGACCCCGGCCCGGAGTGCGGCTGGGAGACCGTGCAGCGCGTCGCGCACGTCGCCCACGAGGTGCTCGACGAGCTCGGAGCCACCGGCTTCCCGAAGACCAGCGGCGGCTCGGGCCTGCACATCTACGTGCGGATCCCGCCCGACCACGGCTTCCAGGACGTACGACGCGGGGCGCTGGCGTTCGCGCGCGAGGTCGAGCGCCGGGCCGGGGGAGAGGTGACGACCGCGTGGTGGCGCAAGGACCGCGATCCCGCCCAGCTGTTCGTGGACTACAACCAGAACGCGCGCGACCACACGATCGCGGCAGCCTACTCGGTGCGCGGCGTGCCCACCGCCCGGGTCTCCGCGCCGATCCGGTGGGACGAGGTCGACGGGTGCGAGCCCGACGACTTCACGATCGCCACCATGCCCGGGCGGTTCGCCGAGATCGGTGACCTGCACGCCGACATCGACGGGCACCCGTTCGACATCGCCCCGCTGCTGGAGTGGGCCGACCGCGACGACGACGAAGGTGCGGAGGCACCCCCCGAGCCCGAGGACGGGTAG
- a CDS encoding lipid kinase, whose product MTNACPTQPRSDRVSVVVNTASRTGLRALPLVEAALRSVSDDVRVRPAHGGGELMDALQVAVADEPDLLVVGGGDGTIACAAGLVSRTRTTLGVLPLGTANDFARTLEIPSVLEQAVATLTTGKVVDVDLGTVDGRAYLNVASVGLSVAVTQRLTPGLKRRFGRFAYPAATLAAYRSHRPFAARLELDDGTVLELRDLMQVAVGNGRHYGGGLTVAPNASIDDHLLDVYAVEQGRLRDHLSVARLLRTGQLVEHERVHHLTARRIRIVTDEPLDVNLDGEIAARTPATFEVERNALHVVVPAASRAARMDAEPTP is encoded by the coding sequence ATGACGAACGCCTGTCCCACCCAGCCCCGCAGCGACCGGGTCTCCGTCGTCGTCAACACCGCGTCCCGGACCGGCCTCCGCGCCCTGCCGCTGGTCGAGGCCGCCCTCCGGTCGGTGTCCGACGACGTCCGTGTCCGGCCGGCGCACGGCGGCGGGGAGCTGATGGACGCACTCCAGGTGGCGGTCGCCGACGAGCCCGACCTGCTGGTGGTCGGCGGCGGTGACGGCACCATCGCGTGCGCCGCCGGACTCGTCAGTCGCACCCGGACCACGCTGGGCGTGCTGCCGCTCGGCACGGCCAACGACTTCGCCCGCACGCTCGAGATCCCGTCCGTGCTCGAGCAGGCCGTCGCGACCCTGACCACCGGCAAGGTCGTCGACGTCGACCTCGGCACCGTCGACGGTCGCGCCTACCTCAACGTCGCGTCGGTCGGCCTGTCCGTCGCGGTGACCCAGCGACTCACGCCGGGGCTCAAGCGACGGTTCGGGCGCTTCGCCTACCCGGCCGCCACCCTGGCGGCGTACCGCTCGCACCGACCGTTCGCCGCGCGGCTCGAGCTCGACGACGGGACCGTCCTCGAGCTGCGCGACCTCATGCAGGTCGCCGTCGGCAACGGCAGGCACTACGGCGGCGGCCTCACCGTGGCCCCGAACGCCTCGATCGACGACCACCTCCTCGACGTGTACGCCGTCGAGCAGGGCCGGTTGCGCGACCACCTGTCCGTCGCGCGGCTGCTGCGCACCGGACAGCTCGTCGAGCACGAGCGCGTCCACCACCTCACGGCACGCCGCATCCGGATCGTCACCGACGAGCCGCTGGACGTGAACCTCGACGGCGAGATCGCCGCCCGCACGCCCGCGACGTTCGAGGTCGAGCGCAACGCCCTCCACGTCGTCGTACCGGCTGCGAGTCGAGCCGCCCGGATGGACGCGGAGCCGACTCCCTAG
- the rpe gene encoding ribulose-phosphate 3-epimerase, whose translation MGIQITPSILNADLSRLADEVARIPSADWVHVDVMDNHFVPNLTLGLPVIEALSKHASQPIDVHLMIEDADRWAPAYAEAGCGSVTFHAEAAKAPVRLAREIRAQGSRASMALKPATPIEPYEALLPELDMLLIMTVEPGFGGQKFLDLCLPKIRTARELMRKHGVETWLQVDGGVSLETIERCAEAGADVFVAGSAVYSADDPDAMVRELKATAEAASA comes from the coding sequence GTGGGCATCCAGATCACGCCGAGCATCCTCAACGCCGACCTGTCGCGCCTCGCCGACGAGGTCGCCCGGATCCCCAGTGCCGACTGGGTGCACGTCGACGTGATGGACAACCACTTCGTGCCCAACCTGACGCTCGGCCTGCCGGTGATCGAGGCGCTGAGCAAGCACGCCTCGCAGCCGATCGACGTGCACCTGATGATCGAGGACGCCGACCGCTGGGCGCCCGCCTACGCCGAGGCCGGTTGCGGGTCGGTGACGTTCCACGCCGAGGCCGCCAAGGCGCCGGTCCGGCTCGCGCGCGAGATCCGGGCCCAGGGGTCGCGGGCCTCCATGGCGCTGAAGCCGGCGACGCCGATCGAGCCCTACGAGGCGCTCCTGCCCGAGCTCGACATGCTCCTGATCATGACCGTCGAGCCGGGCTTCGGGGGCCAGAAGTTCCTCGACCTGTGCCTGCCGAAGATCCGCACTGCCCGCGAGCTGATGCGCAAGCACGGCGTCGAGACCTGGCTCCAGGTGGACGGCGGGGTGTCGCTCGAGACCATCGAGCGGTGCGCCGAGGCAGGTGCCGACGTCTTCGTCGCGGGCTCGGCGGTCTACTCCGCCGACGACCCCGACGCGATGGTGCGTGAGCTCAAGGCCACGGCCGAGGCCGCCTCGGCGTGA
- a CDS encoding DUF427 domain-containing protein, with product MTESVWDYPRPPAIDPSSEHVVVTHGGLVVADTTSSLRVLETSHPPTYYLPLSSFSDGVLRPGRGASWCEWKGQAAYFDLVVRDEVLASIAWTYPTPSKGFEVLLDHVALYPGRVDRCTVDDEVVVPQPGNFYGGWITSRVTGPFKGAPGTSGW from the coding sequence ATGACCGAGTCCGTCTGGGACTACCCGCGTCCACCTGCGATCGACCCGAGCAGCGAGCACGTCGTCGTGACCCACGGCGGTCTCGTCGTCGCCGACACGACGAGCAGCCTGCGCGTGCTCGAGACGAGCCACCCGCCGACGTACTACCTCCCGCTGTCGTCGTTCTCCGACGGCGTGCTGCGGCCGGGTCGCGGTGCGTCGTGGTGCGAGTGGAAGGGTCAGGCGGCCTACTTCGACCTCGTGGTCCGCGACGAGGTGCTGGCCTCGATCGCGTGGACCTACCCGACGCCGTCGAAGGGCTTCGAGGTGCTGCTCGACCACGTCGCGCTCTACCCGGGTCGCGTGGACCGGTGCACGGTCGACGACGAGGTCGTGGTGCCGCAGCCGGGCAACTTCTACGGCGGCTGGATCACCTCGCGCGTGACCGGTCCGTTCAAGGGCGCCCCGGGCACCTCGGGCTGGTAG
- a CDS encoding DUF5703 family protein, which produces MARIQRRPPGRGIEWEFETLVLDRDLSRNVVTRMLVERAEHGGWELDRLRIGNDGKRRVVLRRKIIRQRLTLFAS; this is translated from the coding sequence ATGGCCCGCATCCAGCGTCGCCCGCCCGGCCGAGGCATCGAGTGGGAGTTCGAGACCCTCGTCCTGGACCGCGACCTCTCCCGCAACGTGGTCACGCGCATGCTCGTCGAGCGCGCGGAGCACGGCGGCTGGGAGCTCGACCGGCTCCGCATCGGCAACGACGGCAAGCGACGCGTGGTGCTGCGGCGCAAGATCATCCGGCAGCGGCTGACCCTCTTCGCCAGCTGA
- a CDS encoding aldo/keto reductase has protein sequence MQQRSLGATGLKVSRLGLGTMTWGRDTDEHEARDQLVAFTEAGGTLLDTAAGYGDGASEELIGSLLGDVVSRDEVVLATKAGISRRTGERVTNTSRGNLLATLDASLKRLGVDHVDLWQVHVWTDETPVEETLHALDLAVSSGRASYVGVSNYTGWQTAQAATWQRAVPGRVPLASTQVEYSLLNRNVEHEVVPAAQALGLGVLPWSPLGRGVLTGKYRTGTPSDSRAATEHFGRFVGVYLDDRGRGIVEAVARAADGLGWSPLEVSLVWVRDRPGVTAPIVGARTAAQLDGALGVEDLTLPVEILDALDDVSAE, from the coding sequence ATGCAGCAGCGTTCCCTCGGCGCCACCGGGCTCAAGGTCTCCCGGCTCGGACTCGGCACGATGACCTGGGGCCGCGACACCGACGAGCACGAGGCGCGCGACCAGCTCGTCGCGTTCACCGAGGCCGGCGGCACGCTCCTCGACACCGCGGCCGGCTACGGCGACGGGGCGAGCGAGGAGCTGATCGGTTCGCTCCTCGGCGACGTCGTCAGCCGCGACGAGGTGGTCCTCGCCACCAAGGCCGGCATCTCGCGTCGCACCGGCGAGCGGGTCACCAACACCTCGCGCGGCAACCTGCTCGCCACCCTCGACGCGTCCTTGAAGCGGCTCGGCGTGGACCACGTCGACCTGTGGCAGGTGCACGTCTGGACCGACGAGACGCCGGTCGAGGAGACGCTCCACGCGCTCGACCTCGCCGTGTCGTCCGGCCGGGCGTCCTACGTCGGAGTCTCCAACTACACCGGGTGGCAGACCGCGCAGGCCGCCACCTGGCAGCGCGCCGTCCCGGGCCGGGTGCCGCTCGCCTCGACGCAGGTCGAGTACTCGCTGCTCAACCGCAACGTCGAGCACGAGGTCGTCCCGGCCGCGCAGGCGCTCGGCCTCGGCGTGCTGCCGTGGTCGCCCCTGGGTCGCGGCGTCCTCACCGGCAAGTACCGCACCGGCACGCCGTCCGACTCGCGCGCCGCGACCGAGCACTTCGGGCGCTTCGTCGGCGTCTACCTCGACGACCGGGGCCGCGGCATCGTGGAGGCCGTCGCCCGCGCCGCCGACGGCCTCGGCTGGTCGCCGCTCGAGGTGTCGCTGGTCTGGGTGCGCGACCGGCCCGGGGTGACCGCCCCGATCGTCGGCGCGCGCACCGCCGCCCAGCTCGACGGGGCCCTCGGCGTCGAGGACCTCACGCTCCCCGTCGAGATCCTCGACGCCCTCGACGACGTCTCCGCGGAATAG
- a CDS encoding undecaprenyl-diphosphate phosphatase: MTDLLKAVVLGIIQGLTEFLPISSSAHLRIFPELFGWGDPGAAFTAVIQIGTELAVLIYFRKDIWRIGNAWVRSLFRAEHRGTLDARMGWYVIIGSLPIVVLGVLLKDVIERDFRNLWIVGCTLIVLGIVLGIADRVGRTDRTIKKITLKDAVLMGVAQAMALIPGVSRSGATISMGRLLGFDREAATRFAFLLAIPAVVGAGIFELKDIPNGHNDFGWGPTIVGTVVSFVVGYAAIAWLLRYVSTRSYTPFVVYRILLGAGVLILLGVGVLNP; this comes from the coding sequence GTGACCGATCTCCTCAAGGCCGTGGTCCTGGGCATCATCCAGGGCCTGACCGAGTTCCTCCCGATCTCGAGCAGCGCCCACCTGCGGATCTTCCCCGAGCTCTTCGGCTGGGGCGACCCGGGAGCCGCGTTCACCGCGGTCATCCAGATCGGCACCGAGCTGGCGGTCCTCATCTACTTCCGCAAGGACATCTGGCGCATCGGCAACGCCTGGGTGCGCTCGCTCTTCCGGGCCGAGCACCGCGGCACGCTGGACGCCCGGATGGGCTGGTACGTCATCATCGGCTCGCTGCCGATCGTGGTGCTGGGCGTCCTGCTCAAGGACGTCATCGAGCGCGACTTCCGCAACCTCTGGATCGTCGGTTGCACGCTGATCGTGCTCGGCATCGTGCTCGGCATCGCCGACCGCGTGGGCCGCACGGACCGGACGATCAAGAAGATCACCCTCAAGGACGCGGTGCTGATGGGCGTCGCCCAGGCGATGGCGCTCATCCCGGGCGTCTCGCGCTCCGGTGCGACGATCTCGATGGGACGCCTCCTCGGCTTCGATCGCGAGGCGGCGACCCGGTTCGCCTTCCTGCTGGCGATCCCCGCCGTCGTCGGGGCCGGGATCTTCGAGCTCAAGGACATCCCGAACGGCCACAACGACTTCGGCTGGGGCCCGACGATCGTCGGCACGGTGGTCTCGTTCGTGGTGGGGTACGCCGCCATCGCCTGGTTGCTGCGCTACGTCAGCACGCGCTCGTACACGCCGTTCGTGGTCTACCGGATCCTGCTGGGCGCAGGCGTCCTCATCCTGCTCGGCGTCGGCGTGCTGAACCCCTGA
- a CDS encoding MFS transporter has protein sequence MTQESRVAPSAWRVVWWFGFVSLAADMVYEGARSVYGPVLAALGASAVVVGLVTGAGEAVALVLRLAFGPIADRTGRYWSLTILGYGLTAVCVPLLWLAPRLGAAGLAFAATMILLERLGKAIRSPSKSALLAHVATAVGRGRGFGVHKALDQVGAFAGPLLVAAVVAASSLWAGMAVLAVPGVVAMVLLFTLRARVPDPGVYDDPPAPATSPAPDEERRGWWAEAVGAGLSGEFFRYAVAASLTTGGLVTFGIIGYHLTVDGLVPVAAVPVVYAAAMAVEAVAALVVGTVYDRTGTRVLLVVPVLVALVPALALGSALWSVLAGVVAWGFAQGVQDSTIKAVVADLVEAPRRATAYGVFAGIQGALAIVGGVAAGWLYERSLVALVVVVALTQVVALVLLLATFRGSARRRRAG, from the coding sequence GTGACGCAGGAGTCCCGGGTCGCTCCGTCTGCGTGGCGGGTGGTCTGGTGGTTCGGCTTCGTCAGCCTGGCCGCCGACATGGTCTACGAGGGCGCGCGCTCGGTCTACGGCCCGGTGCTCGCCGCCCTCGGTGCGTCGGCGGTGGTCGTCGGCCTGGTCACCGGTGCCGGCGAGGCGGTCGCGCTCGTGCTCCGGCTGGCGTTCGGCCCGATCGCCGACCGGACCGGCCGCTACTGGTCGCTCACCATCCTCGGATACGGACTCACCGCCGTCTGCGTGCCGCTGCTCTGGCTGGCGCCTCGCCTGGGTGCTGCGGGGCTCGCCTTCGCCGCGACGATGATCCTGCTCGAGAGGCTCGGCAAGGCCATCCGGTCGCCGTCGAAGTCCGCCCTCCTCGCCCACGTCGCGACGGCGGTCGGTCGTGGTCGCGGCTTCGGCGTCCACAAGGCGCTCGACCAGGTGGGAGCCTTCGCCGGGCCGCTCCTGGTCGCGGCCGTCGTCGCCGCTTCGTCCCTCTGGGCCGGCATGGCGGTGCTCGCGGTGCCCGGCGTCGTCGCGATGGTGCTGCTGTTCACGCTGCGCGCCCGCGTCCCCGACCCGGGGGTGTACGACGACCCGCCCGCGCCGGCGACCAGCCCGGCGCCCGACGAGGAGCGCCGTGGCTGGTGGGCCGAGGCGGTCGGGGCCGGGCTGTCCGGCGAGTTCTTCCGCTACGCCGTCGCGGCATCGCTCACCACGGGCGGGCTGGTGACGTTCGGGATCATCGGCTACCACCTGACCGTCGACGGGCTGGTGCCCGTCGCGGCGGTCCCGGTCGTCTACGCCGCCGCGATGGCCGTCGAGGCGGTGGCAGCGCTGGTCGTCGGCACCGTCTACGACCGCACCGGGACCCGCGTGTTGCTGGTCGTGCCGGTCCTCGTGGCGCTGGTGCCGGCGCTCGCACTGGGCTCAGCCCTGTGGTCGGTCCTCGCCGGCGTCGTGGCGTGGGGCTTCGCGCAGGGCGTGCAGGACTCCACGATCAAGGCCGTCGTGGCCGACCTCGTCGAGGCGCCGCGGCGGGCGACGGCCTACGGCGTCTTCGCCGGCATCCAGGGCGCGCTCGCGATCGTCGGAGGCGTGGCGGCCGGCTGGCTCTACGAGCGGTCGCTGGTGGCGCTCGTGGTCGTGGTCGCGCTCACGCAGGTCGTCGCGCTGGTGCTGCTGCTGGCGACCTTCAGGGGTTCAGCACGCCGACGCCGAGCAGGATGA
- the corA gene encoding magnesium/cobalt transporter CorA, which translates to MIVDNALYHDGRRVALGDGDDQSLGSARVPCDPGDFQWIGIHDPTPDELDLIARTFDLHPLAVEDAGDKHQRPKLERYDDTLFLVLKTLWYVDEHDAVETGEINMFVGRDFVVTVRHGKGIDLSTARKDLEERAQVLEHGPMAVLYAICDRVVDEYEKVGAALEEDVDEVEESVFSPARTDDSTRIYVLKREIAEVRRAVLPLREPMRKFAMGVHPSISSETATYFRDVADHLQRVAEVIDNLDNLLSTAFDAHLARISVQQNEDMRKISAGAALVVVPTLVAGIYGMNFDYMPELHWRLGYPFSLLLMGGMVTALFVWFKKSGWL; encoded by the coding sequence GTGATCGTCGACAACGCGCTCTACCACGACGGCAGGCGTGTCGCCCTCGGTGACGGCGACGACCAGAGCCTCGGCTCGGCGCGGGTCCCGTGCGACCCGGGCGACTTCCAGTGGATCGGCATCCACGACCCGACGCCCGACGAGCTCGACCTCATCGCGCGGACCTTCGACCTGCACCCGCTCGCTGTCGAGGACGCCGGGGACAAGCACCAGCGCCCCAAGCTCGAGCGCTACGACGACACGTTGTTCCTGGTCCTGAAGACGCTCTGGTACGTCGACGAGCACGACGCCGTGGAGACCGGCGAGATCAACATGTTCGTCGGCCGCGACTTCGTGGTCACCGTCCGGCACGGCAAGGGCATCGACCTGTCCACGGCACGCAAGGACCTCGAGGAGCGCGCCCAGGTGCTGGAGCACGGGCCGATGGCGGTGCTCTATGCGATCTGCGACCGCGTCGTCGACGAGTACGAGAAGGTCGGCGCCGCGCTCGAGGAGGACGTCGACGAGGTCGAGGAGTCGGTCTTCTCCCCCGCCCGCACCGACGACTCCACCCGCATCTACGTCCTCAAGCGCGAGATCGCGGAGGTACGACGCGCGGTGCTGCCGCTGCGCGAGCCGATGCGCAAGTTCGCGATGGGCGTGCACCCGAGCATCTCCAGCGAGACCGCGACCTACTTCCGCGACGTCGCCGACCACCTCCAGCGCGTCGCCGAGGTCATCGACAACCTCGACAACCTGCTGTCGACGGCCTTCGACGCGCACCTCGCCCGGATCTCGGTGCAGCAGAACGAGGACATGCGCAAGATCTCGGCCGGCGCGGCGCTGGTCGTCGTACCCACGCTCGTGGCCGGGATCTACGGCATGAACTTCGACTACATGCCCGAGCTCCACTGGCGCCTCGGCTACCCGTTCTCGCTGCTGCTGATGGGCGGCATGGTCACCGCGCTCTTCGTCTGGTTCAAGAAGTCCGGCTGGTTGTGA
- a CDS encoding histidine phosphatase family protein, whose amino-acid sequence MATLILVRHGRSSANTAGVLAGRTPGVHLDETGVKQAVAVGDRLAGVRLAAAVTSPLERCRETAKEITSRQPGMLRASVEKQLSECDYGEWQGRPIKELAKEKLWKTVQTQPSAATFPGGESMRAMQDRAVAAVRRHDARVASEHGDDAVWLAVSHGDLIKSILADALGTHLDLFQRIHVDPASVSIIRYTESRPFVVGTNTHAGDLTWLTPPKKKSRSRRASTDAAVGGGAGPQTATS is encoded by the coding sequence ATGGCAACCCTGATCCTCGTGCGACACGGCCGCTCGTCCGCCAACACGGCCGGTGTCCTCGCGGGCCGCACGCCGGGCGTGCACCTCGACGAGACCGGCGTGAAGCAGGCGGTCGCGGTCGGCGATCGGCTCGCGGGCGTACGCCTCGCGGCGGCCGTCACCAGTCCGCTGGAGCGCTGCCGGGAGACCGCGAAGGAGATCACCTCGCGCCAGCCCGGGATGCTGCGCGCGAGCGTCGAGAAGCAGCTGTCCGAGTGCGACTACGGCGAGTGGCAGGGCCGGCCGATCAAGGAGCTCGCCAAGGAGAAGCTCTGGAAGACCGTCCAGACCCAGCCGTCGGCGGCGACCTTCCCGGGGGGCGAGTCGATGCGGGCCATGCAGGACCGGGCGGTGGCCGCCGTACGCCGCCACGACGCGCGGGTGGCCTCCGAGCACGGGGACGACGCCGTGTGGCTCGCAGTCAGCCACGGCGACCTGATCAAGTCGATCCTCGCGGACGCCCTCGGCACGCACCTCGACCTCTTCCAGCGCATCCACGTCGACCCGGCGTCGGTCTCGATCATCCGCTACACCGAGTCACGCCCCTTCGTGGTCGGCACCAACACCCATGCGGGCGACCTCACCTGGCTGACCCCACCGAAGAAGAAGTCCCGGTCGAGGCGTGCCTCCACCGACGCTGCGGTCGGTGGCGGCGCCGGGCCGCAGACGGCCACGTCCTAG
- a CDS encoding DUF3090 domain-containing protein — translation MPVVHRFDPPERFVAGTVGEPGQRTFFLQAREGARIVSVSLEKQQVEALAERIDELLDEIMRAAGDDLLIPAIAPRDLVDSQPLEQPIEEEFRAGTMTLSWDGPDERVVIEVFPFTEAAVVSPEQLQEDLEDLLEPDPEEIFLVRITAAAARSFVERSRSVIGAGRPDCPFCGEPIDPAGHLCVRANGFRRRDP, via the coding sequence ATGCCAGTCGTGCACCGTTTCGACCCACCCGAGCGCTTCGTCGCGGGCACCGTCGGCGAACCCGGCCAGCGCACGTTCTTCCTGCAGGCCCGCGAGGGCGCGCGGATCGTGAGCGTCTCCCTGGAGAAGCAGCAGGTCGAGGCGCTCGCCGAGCGGATCGACGAGCTGCTCGACGAGATCATGCGCGCGGCCGGCGACGACCTGCTGATCCCGGCGATCGCGCCGCGCGACCTCGTCGACAGCCAGCCGCTGGAGCAGCCGATCGAGGAGGAGTTCCGCGCCGGCACCATGACCTTGTCGTGGGACGGCCCGGACGAGCGGGTCGTGATCGAGGTCTTCCCGTTCACCGAGGCCGCGGTCGTCTCGCCCGAGCAGCTCCAGGAGGACCTCGAGGACCTGCTCGAGCCGGACCCGGAGGAGATCTTCCTCGTGCGGATCACCGCCGCCGCGGCGCGCTCGTTCGTCGAGCGGTCGCGCTCGGTGATCGGGGCCGGGCGGCCCGACTGCCCGTTCTGCGGCGAGCCGATCGACCCCGCCGGCCACCTCTGCGTCCGGGCCAACGGCTTCCGGCGTCGTGATCCCTGA
- a CDS encoding SCO1664 family protein gives MIPDPTLSGELPDGFPTGELELHGRVLPASNATFVGELGGVRVVYKPIAGEKPLWDFPDGTLAAREVSAYAVSQALGWDVVPPTVLGDGPHGPGMVQLWRDEVDDKSPVDIVEEGRVPSGFRHVFDGLDAHDQPVSLVHEDSEPMRRMALFDAVVNNADRKGGHVLPMADGHRHGVDHGLTFNVEHKLRTVLWGFVGEPISEAETEGLRRLSSALAGDLGARLAAALTQEEVEVTVKRLSRLLSRGTFPAPASSRYPVIPWPPF, from the coding sequence GTGATCCCTGACCCCACCCTGTCCGGCGAGCTGCCGGACGGCTTCCCGACCGGCGAGCTCGAGCTGCACGGGCGCGTCCTGCCCGCGTCCAACGCCACCTTCGTCGGAGAGCTCGGGGGAGTGCGGGTCGTCTACAAGCCGATCGCGGGCGAGAAGCCCCTGTGGGACTTCCCCGACGGGACGCTCGCGGCGCGCGAGGTGTCGGCGTACGCCGTCTCGCAGGCGCTGGGCTGGGACGTCGTCCCGCCGACGGTGCTGGGCGACGGGCCGCACGGCCCGGGGATGGTGCAGCTGTGGCGCGACGAGGTCGACGACAAGTCGCCCGTGGACATCGTCGAGGAGGGCCGGGTGCCGAGCGGCTTCCGGCACGTCTTCGACGGCCTGGACGCCCACGACCAGCCGGTGTCGCTCGTGCACGAGGACTCCGAGCCCATGCGCCGGATGGCGCTCTTCGACGCCGTCGTCAACAACGCCGACCGCAAGGGCGGGCACGTCCTGCCGATGGCCGACGGCCACCGGCACGGTGTCGACCACGGCCTGACCTTCAACGTCGAGCACAAGCTCCGCACGGTCCTCTGGGGCTTCGTGGGCGAGCCGATCTCCGAGGCGGAGACCGAGGGACTCCGCCGGCTCTCGTCGGCGCTCGCCGGCGACCTCGGCGCGAGGCTGGCGGCCGCGCTCACGCAGGAGGAGGTCGAGGTGACGGTGAAGCGCCTGTCCCGGCTCCTGTCACGCGGCACCTTCCCGGCCCCTGCGTCGTCGCGGTATCCCGTCATCCCCTGGCCGCCCTTCTGA